The DNA region GTGTTGCAATCAAAAGACTTTGTGTTGTGCGTGAGTGGCCGTGAATGCATCTCTTAAAAGACCGATCTTAATTTGGCTGATTCTGAagttatgttatgttttttttggaggggctctgtcttcttttttttttttccttttcttctcttctcttttcctttctttccttctcttttctcttccaAACGCTCTTACTCAGTGAACATGACGTTTTCTGACTCAAACTGGCTTACCAAACTGgtaagctgttttttttccaaactggaaaaattttttttacaatcagtTCAGATAATAATCTGAacattctttttcattttccagaaaattttcaaaaagaaattgaatttgttcaacttcttttaaaagtaactgcttagataaataataattgtaCGTTTTGTTCAAAGGTGCTTTGCAGGAATACAACAATATAAAATCGCATCAAAACATTACTGGTGTATATTgctgaaagataaaataattagttttgtttcacCGGTTTGTGCAAAGAAATCTTGTTTAAGgtgtaaataaatgcatgaCCTTGTCTAACCTTTAGttaatggaaaaaaagtaatataCTCATGggtaaacaataattaaaataaaacacacattgttTGCAGAGAACAGTTTGGACTTTCATACCCTTGAATAATAATTATGCGTTTTCTATgctcatttaaaacataaaataaaaatgctgttatTTAGTGTATGTTCAATATTTTATATCGCATTAAGCATGCACATATTTTGGTGAAGGACCTTATCAGTTTCCAAGTTTAACCTAAAAATGATTGTGTCTGTGTTGCAAAGTTTAAACTTTACATGTCAATAAGATGTTTTTCCCTCCCAGCATGAAGGCGGTGACGGTGCGAACAGATCAGAGCGCGAGGCGCTGCAGCGCTCCCACAGTCAGCTGCCGTACTTCCTGGGCAGGCCGGCTCAGGAACAGAGCGTCATCAAGTCAGGCTACTGTGTGAAGCAAGGAGCCGTGGTGAGGCCTTTAGACGGCTTTTTATTCGATTCCATGTTGGCTTTCAGAAAAATCCTTAAGGTccttattttacacattttggaAATGTCTCTTTTGCAAGTTTAGACTACAAATGAAACACTAATATATTAGAGGGTGAGACTGGCATCAAACACGTTGTTTGGACATTGTTAAAAAGTGTCATTTATGTGTTGTTAATCCTACAGATTATTCTCAAATGAGAAATTAATTTGTGATAAACTCCTTGGATGTAAAAGACTGTAAAGTCTCTAAAACCGCTGTGGTTTAGCAGGCTTGCCTCTCTGTTAAGGCAAGCCTAAAGCAATGAATCCAACAGTTTTCAACCTGATTTATAGGAAGCTTTTGTAGAAGAaaccattttctaaaacatgttgCCACGTCGACTGGTCATTCCTACATTTAAGCCTAAAGAGTATTGAGTATTCAAGCAAATAAGGAGAAGGTTTAACGAAGTACAGAAAAGTTGCGATTTGATTTGGACATGTGgctttttagaaatatttaagttaaagATCTACTTTCTCAAGAGATCACTCGTGTAAGATGCTGACTTACATTTTTACaactacattttgttgcttgtacttgtgacagtgcaatgacaataaagtttaattctatcctattctattctattctaactttataataattatattgCTTTGTATTTCATTTATACAGGAAATTTTGCTCCAACTGAAGCTGCAAATTTACaagtttctcttttaattttcCTGGAAGTAATTCTATCAAACTCGACTTGTTTTCTTCCCAGATGAGGAACTGGAAACGTCGCTACTTCCTCCTTGAGGAAAACGCTATGAGCTACTTCAAGTCAGATTTGGTAATTAACTTCCAAGTTAAAATGAagatctctctttttttttttttttttacaaaaatgttcagtgtgAAGTTGCTTCACCTCCCAGTGGTGGGCGGAGTAACATCACTCTCACTCCCAAgtttcagcttgttttattcGCAGTCTGAGGAATTCACTGCCTTCACATGTCCTGTCACGTCTTGCTACCTCCATCCAGttttactcacacacacacacacacacaagctgtCCTCAAGACAACCTGCACATCCTGTACCCTGTCCTTGTCAGCGTCAGCCCCTATTTGACCCATTTATCTGTGTATTTGGCTATCAACATCCTCAAGGACACTCTAACAATCAAGAAAATTACAAGCTTTGAGGAAAGTTTGCCATTTTTCTTGTCGGACAGAAACCATCTTGGATTGATTTTAGTGATTATGCTATTAAAATACCTCCAAATAAGAATATTCGTCCTCTTTGtgggtgttttttgttgtctttaggAGAAAGAGCCTCTGAGGATGATCCCTCTAAAGGAGGTTCATAAGGTCCAGGAGTGCAAACAGAGGTATTCAACATGCCCCGACATTTTCCCACTGTGTATAATAAACGTCTTTGTGTTTGATAAAGACGGATTTGTATCGGCTCTAGATTTCAAATTTGATTTCACTTGCTTCTGGCTTCCTTCTAGTGACATCATGATGAGAGATAATCTCTTTGAAGTCGTCACCACATCGAGGACGTTTTACATCCAggtgtgttttctgtgattgTAAAATTAGCTTAGCAGCTATCTCAGATCAGACTGTAAGATTCctgaattttgtcatttttaccaACTACGGATTCTACATCCACTCCATAGGATTTCTCCGTCTAATACttcagttaattaattaatttatttatttattttgtctccaCTAGGCGGACAGCCCAGTGGAGATGCACAGTTGGATAAAGGCCATCTCAGGGGCCATAGTAGCTCAGCGGGGACCTGGGCGGTCGGCTGCCACAGTAAGTACCGTTCACTGTGACACATGGACAAAAGCAGAAGTCATGAATTACGCTGACATCTAGTGGTAGGAAGAATCGGCCCATAAGGAACACTaatgtgtgttgtttttagtgGACGTTCTTGAGCATGAACTGTTAATTTTACTGAAGCCAAAACACAACTaacctgtttctttttcttgataAACGTCATTTATGCCGTATGAGGTACCAGTTTTAGAATCTAAAAGCAGGTGAGCTCAAAGTAAGTTCTGCTGTGGAAACATGCACCCCGCCTTCAAATTGTGCCTTGAAGAACTAGTTATAATCTTTAACCTGTTTCATAttctgtcatgttacaaccacaatttttattttattttctttgttggaATTTATGGGATCAGAAAGTTTCACCGTGAAGCAAAAGGAAAAGCGCGCATGATCTGATTTTGacttagcaaataaaaatctaaaaagtatcAGCAGGTTAGTAACTGAAGAGTTCCAGCTCAAAAGATTTGGAGAAAGGTACAAATTTCCACAGTTTTAAGgtgacaacaacaaataaaaaaacaagcatttccAGCCCCTCCATGTTCTGTTTCATGTTATTCTGTTCcattaaacacaattaaactACAACagaatttgtggttgtaaacagaaaaaatttcCAGGAGTATGAACAGTTTTGCAAAGCActtagtttaaaaagaaaaaaagtgccaaaaaaacgattttgtttattgatgtaattttgcGGTGTCCTCCTAGAAACTtgtaaatccattttttttatcaccccCTCATCCCCAATCACAAACCATATCCATATTCTTTTACTGAAGTGTCCTCTTCAAATGTGTCATCTATTAAACAATCAGCAGATGATGCATGTCACTAAAGATTTGTATTTTGGATCCTCAGCTGAATGCAAACCACGTAGAACCATCTGTTATTAAAATGACATTCTATTACTATAGTCACAAAAAAGCAGCTAAAGCTGAAAGGTGCCAGAGGAATAATCAACACCTTTGCGTACCTCCATTGGTACTTCCTGGTTACACTGGAATCATTCTGTGCTCCacatctctgttttttctttagctgttgttcttttttttcttactgtcctcttcttcctttgtcacactctctctctctctctctgtgtccaTCCTGTCGCATTGGGACCCCCAGCCCGTCTGCTCTAATCCTGCTGTGCACTGTGTTGTTGCAGATGCGGCAGGCCAGACGGCTGTCGAACCCCTGTATACAGAGGTATACATCTCGAATCGGGGAGTGCAGCGGCACGTATGTCAGCTCGTCTAAATCCCCCTTGCAAACTATAAGTTCACCTTTCCAgtacctttttttattattattattattattattatttctttcccCCTCTCACTGCCTGGCGCTTTGGTTGTTAGATATTTGCTCTTTTCACACATTGAACATGAGACATGTTCAACTGCAAGTTAAGCTTTTTCTTCTATAAAATCTGCAGTGGCTGATTTTTGGTTACGCATTGCCTAAAAGGGAACAGGGGGTAGAATCTGGCAAGTGCACAAAGGAGCCTAAAGGCCTACATTatagaaatataaattttttctgAAAGCATGCATCATCCCTCATGATATTGACAGTTAAAAGTTTTCCCACTATTAGTGCCGATGCTGAGTTTTAAAACTCAAGTCGAccttttctctgaatttttggttttaaaatcatttaaaatcgGCCAACTTGCTTGTGGAATGAATTCACAGGAGTAACGGatgactaaaactaaaaaagaacaTGAAGTTGCAGATCTCATCTTTGGAAAATTTGCAGCTATGTCTGCataaattgatattttataaCCGGAGAGTCCACAGTTAATGTTGCGCACATCTCTGCTTGCGCATAGTAcaactttaaaacatattttgagaatgttttgttttttttgttttttaggatgGCATTGAATGTGTGAAAATGGCTACCATAAGAGCAGCTAAGGTCTAAATGCATATCTagtgctctttttttcttttttcatttgtatgctgctgctgtgaaagGATATTTGCTCCCTctagaaatatatttctttttgtcacagTTAAATGCATCAGTTCACAAAGCaaattttaatgtcagacaaaaataacctgaataaataaacataaaaaatgttcttttaaggGAATAAGCTGTCCAAACCAACTTAggcttgtgaaaaaaaaaaaaaaatgtaatcgcGCCTCTTCAGAATGAACCTAGTAAACTAACTGTGACGTTAGTCACACTTTATGACTCAATTTCACAACCAAACATGATTATTACCAGACCTTTAGAAAGTCACTTTCTAACTTCATGAAGCTGAAGATCTCAAAACGCAACATATTTTGGCCTGACATaatgaaaagttcaagggcAGACGAGAAACACGGGCAGTGACGGCCATTTTTAAGGCTGAATCACAAAGCTAGTGGCGAAGACGGAAGGGGAAAACATAAACCAGTGGTGAACTTTCCCAGGAGTGGTGAGGACATTGGTCAAAGCAGGTCCACCTCTAAATGGCTGCTAGaggaaaaggacaaaacaaGAGAGTGGTTATGCATTTAAATGCCATAACTTTAAAGAGGCATTTCATTTAATGTGGGCGAATTGAAGCAATTCTGCAAACAAGAGTTGCCCAAAATCTCCCCCACATCTTTGCAAATACTTGTCGCCACCCATAATTAGGTTTGggaggaaaaatacttttttccacGTCAGGCCAGGCCGCTTCGGATCGCgtttgaaatcatttgaaaatttcTCTTCATATCCATTTGTTCTATTTGTCTTTCTCTGGaatcagaatttgtttttgtgaaagtgtaagtgtgacaaaaaagaacAAGCCAGAGGAAATCCATATGGagtcaaatactttttcacaccTCTGAAAGTACCCACCACATCCTAAATATGGCTGCCATAACTCAGCAAGCCCTTTCACTATGTCCCCCTTCTCTTGATGCTCTTTCATTTACctcctttctctgtttttggttttctcttttgcttatCTGTCTTACAATAAGTTGTGGATCCTCTGTGGTCAGATTAAGTAGTGAATAGAAACGTatcattatttaaaagattGTCCAATATAAATATGCCGTATGGTTTACTTGCAACTTGTGAGTGACATGCAGTCGTTGTATAAGAAATACAAGAGATCCAAtggctcattttaaaaaacgaacaaaggaaaaaaatgactctAGATGACTGTAGGATAATTTTATCAGCACTGTGCAGTATTATTAAGGAATCTGAAGCTGTGCAGTTCATCCATCTGATCGCTGAAATCTTCACTGAAATGtacctttattgtttttggctcttctttttatttatttattttttgtcttcacCTTATTATACTGACGTTCAAATGTCTGCATGTATAgatgtacatatatttatatgaaCTTTACACAAGAGTAGCGCACAGTGACTGTCTGAAGTTTCCCAGCAGCTCGGCTGTGAATACTGTTTCTGTCTTTACTTGTTGCTGTCATTCACACCTTCTCTTCCCCTCCATGCCTTGTTCTCTCTGCagtctgctgcagctgtgtACCTGTCTTAGATGTGTGACATCCTGCTTGTCTCTCCTCTTCCCTCCTGTCCGCTGCCTGTAtgttcttcctttcctctttctttcgAGACGCGTGTCCACCTGTTGATTGCGTGTACTTGTGTGTGTGCTGTAACGTTTTAACCTGTGTGCGCTAACTTTAACCAGCGAATCTGCGCGGGCAGAACCGCACACTCAGGGTCGTTTGCGAATGTTGAGTTGCGTCACGATATTTTAGATTtgtaaaattctaaaaatattctTACAAATAAGTGCCAGCTGTTCTAAAAAGTGGGAATCTTCCTGAAATTCCCCTGAATATTGAGCTCAAGTTGCTTTTGGACATTTTGATTCAATATAACGATTCTTCTGGTAAATAGTGCTGGACAAATTTGCTGGAACACCTGTTAAtgatgtgtaaaaacatttaaaataaactcacgTTTTACTGCAACAACCTACTCTCACTATGAAAAGTTCACAAAAGTCCAGCCTTGTTCCATAGATGAAAGATCTTAGGTTAAGAAGTAATTGTTTTAGCGGTGACCCAGTTGTTGGTTTTGACAGTACAACTTCTCCAACATTTTGCAGAGAGGTTCTGTGACCTTAAATTTGGACAGCCCCATGTTCTTCACTCGTTCTCCTCCGTAGCTCATCTAAGAGTTTTCCAAAGGAGTGAAAGCTGTggctaaaacaggaaaggtcattTCACCTGTTTGGcagtattttagatatttgaaacaaaaaaacgaaTCGATAATTATCTATCGATTGACATGAAACACcattgtgatgtttttcagtcatatcgCCCAGGCCTTCTCTAGTCTCATTTGACCATAATTAAAGTCCAGTAAGCTCTATTTTTGTGATGGATGTAACTGAAGAAGTATTTTTCTGCCATCACTCTCTGTTTGCTGCACTTGGGGACTCTATGATGGCATTCTTTACATCTTTAAGCTTTTAAGATGCTTTTTCTCCCCCGCACCATCCTGCTTACTCTGTGAGACGGTGGCATGAAGAAATGTCGCATCGCGTTTAAGCGCCATGGAAACGGAAAGTCCTAGTTTGCTTACTTGAagaacaacatttattttaaatccattGTTTGGGTTTCCAATAATTGGACCAATGGATATTTTAGTAAAAGCAACAATTTATTAATGtgggatttttaaaagtaattccACCGTGAGGATTTCCCCTCAACTGTAAGCTTGCGATTAAtctactgcaataaaagattaatttaaatctttttacacATCTCTCTCAGGAATTACACCAACTCTTTCAAATCAGTAAAGCTTGCAGGGACACAAATTGTCCCACCGCGATGTTGTGCGAGACGAAGTTCTGTTTGAAACTCTGGAAACTCCAGGAGTTTCCAGAAGCTCACGCTGCAGCTCTAATGCTGCCATGTTTGCCTTGCTAACCCTCCACCAGCTGCTCAGTGGCGACTACTTCTCTGCTTTTCACCgcctctgctgtgtttttctttcttctcccgCTTCTGTTTATCTTTCAGAGACTGAAAAGTGACTATGAAAAGCTGTGAAACACTAAGCGACAACCAACCACTGCTCCTTCCAAAGGCTCTTTGTTTTCAATTTCCTTTTGCAACCCAAACCCGCTGACACTCCTCTCTCCCTGCTACCAATACTACCACCACTCTCTCCAGTCTTAACTCCACACTCTTCAGCTTCCACAACCTTCCGGCTGCTTCAGACTCCACCTGCCGGTGCTTCAtccagtctttttaaaaattactcaaCCTTTAGCAGAGATGCGCTTTAGTCACTAACGGCAGCCGCCCTCTCTCCTCCCCCGCCTCCCTCTTCTCGCCGCAGGAACACGGCAACCGATCCACGTTCTACCGCAGCCCAGCGGCTGCCGCCGTCCCTCGCGCGCCCGTACCTGCCGTGCCACCATGCAACCCAGAGCGGGGCGATGCTGTCTCGTGCGGCGCACGCCCGCAGCCTGGCGTGGGACAGCGAGCACTTCATGAGCCTGCTGCCACGCCCCGTTCACAGCCACACGCCAGCACGCCTGTCCCTGCAGGAGACGCGCCTCGCAAAGTGACCTCCCAGCCGCCCGCCAGCATCACCGTGGCGAGCGCCGAGGAGTCGCCGTGGAGACGCCGAAGCAGCTTCGAGCCCCAGGCGCCCCAGACGCATCTGGACATTGACGACACGGATCTGCCAGTGAGCGAGGTCTGACCGACTCTGAGCTGGACTTGAAAGCCTTCTCCCCTGCACCCCTCGGACACACAGGTCACACCGTGAACCCGGGCTTCGGTTTGCTAAACCAGGCCATAACACAAACTCTTCGTCGGAGCGCTTCCATCGACACCGCCGAACCGCACTCCTCTGCCAAAGACGACCCAGCGTTCTCCCAAACTCCCGGACTCTGGATGGGGTCCGAGCCAAGCTACACGTTTTACTTGTTCTGAATGAAATTCAGCGTCAGAGCTTTATTTTAACACACATAGgcacagagattttttttttcttttagtaaattACTTTGTGCCAACTAAATAAGGGAGCTTTGAACAATACAAGCTTTTCTCCTCAGTGTTTGAGGGTTTTTAAACTTTAGAgttcctttttgttgttgtttttttaatttttttttttaaatccactaaTGCTAGACTCCCCGGTTCATTCACACACTAAACAAACTGACACTGGATAAAATGGTAAGAAGTTAATGTTTGCAGCCAAATGTATTCCTGCTTGAAAATCTTCCACTGACCTCTTTGTTTTCAAGTGTCTCTTAAGTTCAGTCTGCATTTATAGCTACATACATCTTAATGTGTAAAGCTGCCGCTTGTTCTTTCTCCCACCTTTAGTGGGTTCTCAATTTGGTTTATAGAGAACCAAATCAGAGGCTGAATACGCTTCTTCTTCAGACTACATTTTCGTACGCCTTGCTTTGCTGCGTTTTTAAGTGAAAACGCATTGAACTCGTGTGCATTTTGACTAAACGGTGAGAGTCTCCCCACACATCTGCCtcacagaaaacatggaaacacTGAAATTAGTCACTCGCCTCATTTGCATGCAAATATCTCAACGACTCTTCAGGTgatctttgtttgtgtttgttgtttatttacagGCCCGTTTGTTGTTGTGAGTTGGCAGATTTGTTTCAAATGCTTTTAGATTTGAGTTTTCTTGTATCTGTACCTTCAGTATAATTCTAAGCAGCTACCAAACGGtgttattggaaaaaaaacccacaaacacacaactcACTGTAATCCTACTAGATAATGCACactcatctttatttttcttttaagtgcCTGTCTTACTTCAGTTTACTAAACTCAAGCTATTTCACTCCCATTTCCGTCTGGTGTTTgaattgtttctatttattaagtggatgacttgaaagaaataaacactgaaaatgtgcTGCGTGGTGAGAGTTGTGCTTGTCTCACTTATGAAAATACAACCAATCTAGAGGCATCCTTTGCGTGCCGATTTCTCTCTCTATACATAAAGCTGCTCCCTACTGCCCTCCTGTGGAGAGAATAATCTTTACATCATTCCACTAAATCAGTCGTTTTATTTCTCATGAAAAGTGGTTAAAGTTGTTGCAACGTTTATCACATTACGCAAAGCGATttataaaaatggatgaaataagCATACATAATAAATATCTATATCTACATTTTTCTGCTactaaaaacttaaaaatgctGTGTTGATGTCAAGTTACAGCTGATCTCTACATTGTGATGAAAATTGCTAGGTTCTCAGGGTGTAAAAagtaagaatatatatatatatatatatataaattattgaaagCAGCTTTTACTTGAATGTGAACAAAATATTCAATACATCATAAAATAAAGATCTCAGACAACCATTTAATGCTGGCACCCCCTGGTAAAGgagtaaaaagaataaatcaattttaaaatattattttattgtaggtTCATAATATCACactgacatatatatatatatatatatatatatatatatatatatatatatatatatatatatatatatatatataactttaaGGTATTACttctatatttaaatttgttgtgtaataAACTCTACTGTGTAATAGTTTTGGCCTTTTTACCAAGTGCTTTTCACTCTTACTGCACAAACCTTTTggatttttccttttacttgagtacaatctTTGGCTACTCTAC from Gambusia affinis linkage group LG13, SWU_Gaff_1.0, whole genome shotgun sequence includes:
- the LOC122842103 gene encoding pleckstrin homology domain-containing family A member 1-like isoform X2, with the translated sequence MPYVDRQNRICGFLDIEENENSGKFLRRYFILDTQQGSLVWFMDNPQNLPVGADCVGSLKLTYISKVSDATKQRPKAEFCFVINAGMRKFFLQANDQQDLVDWVIALNKATKITVPKSSESHQNSENQKVLPDVVGPKKQVSYRTDIIGGVPIITQTQHEGGDGANRSEREALQRSHSQLPYFLGRPAQEQSVIKSGYCVKQGAVMRNWKRRYFLLEENAMSYFKSDLEKEPLRMIPLKEVHKVQECKQSDIMMRDNLFEVVTTSRTFYIQADSPVEMHSWIKAISGAIVAQRGPGRSAATMRQARRLSNPCIQRYTSRIGECSGTLLQLCTCLRCVTSCLSLLFPPVRCLNTATDPRSTAAQRLPPSLARPYLPCHHATQSGAMLSRAAHARSLAWDSEHFMSLLPRPVHSHTPARLSLQETRLAK
- the LOC122842103 gene encoding pleckstrin homology domain-containing family A member 1-like isoform X4 — its product is MPYVDRQNRICGFLDIEENENSGKFLRRYFILDTQQGSLVWFMDNPQNLPVGADCVGSLKLTYISKVSDATKQRPKAEFCFVINAGMRKFFLQANDQQDLVDWVIALNKATKITVPKSSESHQNSENQKVLPDVVGPKKQVSYRTDIIGGVPIITQTQHEGGDGANRSEREALQRSHSQLPYFLGRPAQEQSVIKSGYCVKQGAVMRNWKRRYFLLEENAMSYFKSDLEKEPLRMIPLKEVHKVQECKQSDIMMRDNLFEVVTTSRTFYIQADSPVEMHSWIKAISGAIVAQRGPGRSAATMRQARRLSNPCIQRYTSRIGECSGTNTATDPRSTAAQRLPPSLARPYLPCHHATQSGAMLSRAAHARSLAWDSEHFMSLLPRPVHSHTPARLSLQETRLAK
- the LOC122842103 gene encoding pleckstrin homology domain-containing family A member 1-like isoform X3, coding for MPYVDRQNRICGFLDIEENENSGKFLRRYFILDTQQGSLVWFMDNPQNLPVGADCVGSLKLTYISKVSDATKQRPKAEFCFVINAGMRKFFLQANDQQDLVDWVIALNKATKITVPKSSESHQNSENQKVLPDVVGPKKQVSYRTDIIGGVPIITQTQHEGGDGANRSEREALQRSHSQLPYFLGRPAQEQSVIKSGYCVKQGAVMRNWKRRYFLLEENAMSYFKSDLEKEPLRMIPLKEVHKVQECKQSDIMMRDNLFEVVTTSRTFYIQADSPVEMHSWIKAISGAIVAQRGPGRSAATMRQARRLSNPCIQSLLQLCTCLRCVTSCLSLLFPPVRCLNTATDPRSTAAQRLPPSLARPYLPCHHATQSGAMLSRAAHARSLAWDSEHFMSLLPRPVHSHTPARLSLQETRLAK
- the LOC122842103 gene encoding pleckstrin homology domain-containing family A member 1-like isoform X5, with protein sequence MPYVDRQNRICGFLDIEENENSGKFLRRYFILDTQQGSLVWFMDNPQNLPVGADCVGSLKLTYISKVSDATKQRPKAEFCFVINAGMRKFFLQANDQQDLVDWVIALNKATKITVPKSSESHQNSENQKVLPDVVGPKKQVSYRTDIIGGVPIITQTQHEGGDGANRSEREALQRSHSQLPYFLGRPAQEQSVIKSGYCVKQGAVMRNWKRRYFLLEENAMSYFKSDLEKEPLRMIPLKEVHKVQECKQSDIMMRDNLFEVVTTSRTFYIQADSPVEMHSWIKAISGAIVAQRGPGRSAATMRQARRLSNPCIQRNTATDPRSTAAQRLPPSLARPYLPCHHATQSGAMLSRAAHARSLAWDSEHFMSLLPRPVHSHTPARLSLQETRLAK
- the LOC122842103 gene encoding pleckstrin homology domain-containing family A member 1-like isoform X1 is translated as MPYVDRQNRICGFLDIEENENSGKFLRRYFILDTQQGSLVWFMDNPQNLPVGADCVGSLKLTYISKVSDATKQRPKAEFCFVINAGMRKFFLQANDQQDLVDWVIALNKATKITVPKSSESHQNSENQKVLPDVVGPKKQVSYRTDIIGGVPIITQTQHEGGDGANRSEREALQRSHSQLPYFLGRPAQEQSVIKSGYCVKQGAVMRNWKRRYFLLEENAMSYFKSDLEKEPLRMIPLKEVHKVQECKQSDIMMRDNLFEVVTTSRTFYIQADSPVEMHSWIKAISGAIVAQRGPGRSAATEHGNRSTFYRSPAAAAVPRAPVPAVPPCNPERGDAVSCGARPQPGVGQRALHEPAATPRSQPHASTPVPAGDAPRKVTSQPPASITVASAEESPWRRRSSFEPQAPQTHLDIDDTDLPVSEV